The sequence CCGAGCTCGTCGACCGCCTCGGTCAGGAAGGCGGTCCGACGGGCCATGGGCTCGACCAGGGTGATGCCAAGATCTGGCCGGGCCACAGCCAGCACGATACCGGGCAAACCGGCACCGGAACCGACGTCGACGACGGATGCGCCGATAGGGAACAGAGAGGCGACAACCCCACAGTTGACCAGGTGCCGGTCCCAGAGCCGCGGCGTCTCCCGCGGACCGATCAGACCGCGCACGACGCCCTCGGTCGCGAGCAGCCGGGCGAACCGCCCGGCCAGCGCCAAGCGGTCACCGAACACCTCGGTCGCCACGGCAGCGAGCTCGGCCGGGGGCTGCGCGATGTCGCTGACGTCGACGGTCGCGGAAGCCGGGGACTCGGCGGAGGAGTCCCCGGCTTCCGCGGCGGATCCAGCGGACCGGCCCCGGGCGACCGGAAGGGAATCGGTGGACGAACCGGATCCGCTCGCCGGCGAAGGCTCGTCGGACCGTCCGGTGGGGGCGGGGAAAGACGACGGCCCGGGCGCTGTGCCGCCCGGGCCGAGGTCACCCGCGCCGAAGCGTGGGTCGGTCATCTCACTCCGCCACGCGAACCACGATGCGCCGGCTCGGCTCCACGCCCTCGGACTCGCTCTGCACGCCCGGAATCGCGTTGACCACGTCGTGCACGCACTTGCGCTCGAAGGCCGACATCGGCTCCAGGCGGACCGGCTCGCCGTGCTCCTTGACCTTCTCGACGGCGTTGCGTGCCACCGCGGCGAGCTCCTTGCGCCGGGTCGCGCGGTAGCCGCCGATGTCGAGCAGCAGCCGGCTCGGCGATCCGGTGGCCCGGAAGATCGCCAGGCGGGTCAGCTCCTGCAGCGCCTCCAGGGTGGCGCCCCGCTGGCCGACCAGCGGCTGCAGCCGGCCGCCGACCACCTCGACCATCGGGCGGCCGGCGGAGACCAGCTCGTCGATGTCACCGTCGTAGTCGAGGATGTCCAGCAGACCCTCGACGTAGTCCGCGGCGATCTCGCTCTGCCGGAACAGGTCGCCGTCCGAGGCGGCACTCTCCGACTTCTTCGCCTCCGCGCCGGACTCGGCGGCGGCTTCCACAGCTGCGGTGGCCTCCGCGGATGAGTCGGAAGCAGGGGGAGTACTGGTGTCGGTCACGGTCTCATCTCCGTTGTCACTCGGGCCGGACCGAGATCGGTCCGCTGTTTCCCGCGCCGCCGACATGCGTACGTGTCGCGGGGAGGTCTGTAGCAAGGGGAGCGCGCGAGGCCCACGCGTGCCGGGCCTCGCGCAGCGATCATCCCTTGGGTTTGTTCGCCGGGCGGGCGCCCTTCTTCGGGTTCACCGGTTTGGCGCCGGGCTTGGGAGCCAGCGCCTTGGTGTCCACCACCGGCGCCGCCGGCTCCTCGACGGCGTTCTTGCGGCCGAACAGGCCACCGGAACGACCGGGCTGCACCGGGCTCTTCGTCTTGCCGTCACCGGCGGTGGTCCTGGCCGGGCGGGCGGTCGAGCCGCCCTTGCCGCCGGCCATCTGCGGCGGCGGGAACTTGCGCAGCACCCACTGCTGCTGCGCCAGGGTGAACAGGTTGTTCGTCACCCAGTAGATGACCACACCGATTGGGAACAGCGCACCGGAGATCAGCAGCGAGAACGGGATGCCGTAGAGCATCAGCCGCTGCACCATCTTCTGCTGCGGGTCCTCGGCCCAGCCGGTCTTCAGGATCATCTGGCGGCTGGTCAGGAACGTGGTGGTCATCATCAGCAGGATCAGCACGGCGGCCAGGACCTTGACCGTGG is a genomic window of Actinoplanes teichomyceticus ATCC 31121 containing:
- the rsmG gene encoding 16S rRNA (guanine(527)-N(7))-methyltransferase RsmG, yielding MTDPRFGAGDLGPGGTAPGPSSFPAPTGRSDEPSPASGSGSSTDSLPVARGRSAGSAAEAGDSSAESPASATVDVSDIAQPPAELAAVATEVFGDRLALAGRFARLLATEGVVRGLIGPRETPRLWDRHLVNCGVVASLFPIGASVVDVGSGAGLPGIVLAVARPDLGITLVEPMARRTAFLTEAVDELGLDNVTVLRGRAEEVIGEAGGADIVTARAVAPLDRLAGWCLPLARVGGRLLALKGASAAEEIGEHRLAIERLGGGEPAIRLCGSGLIDPPVTIVEIVKDREVESRRGPGGRSGASRGGRSGARQPGGGSDQRGDGGRPGRDGGRAGRERRGGGRGNTRRG
- a CDS encoding protein jag translates to MEAAAESGAEAKKSESAASDGDLFRQSEIAADYVEGLLDILDYDGDIDELVSAGRPMVEVVGGRLQPLVGQRGATLEALQELTRLAIFRATGSPSRLLLDIGGYRATRRKELAAVARNAVEKVKEHGEPVRLEPMSAFERKCVHDVVNAIPGVQSESEGVEPSRRIVVRVAE